From a single Oncorhynchus tshawytscha isolate Ot180627B linkage group LG29, Otsh_v2.0, whole genome shotgun sequence genomic region:
- the impa2 gene encoding inositol monophosphatase 2 isoform X1, with protein MATSESDKCWRECMDVAVEVACRAGKVVQEAVKHEKSVSTKSTPTDLVTEADQQVEELIISTLRDKFPSHRFIGEESSAAGEKCILTDNPSWIIDPIDGTCNFVHSFPMVAVSIGFAVKKELEFGVIYHCFDGTLYTARKGHGAFCNGVRIQVSKEKELYSQRLLDVSKALILTEIGAKRDPATLNIFSGNIMKLLSAPTHGVRIIGSSTLALCLIATGAAEAYYQYGLHCWDIAAAAVIIREAGGIVIDTSGGPLDLMSRRVVAAGTHEMANYIVQQLQPISYERDDSDPGVQK; from the exons GTAGTACAGGAGGCAGTGAAACATGAGAAGAGTGTGAGCACGAAGAGCACTCCAACTGACCTGGTGACGGAGGCAGACCAGCAGGTGGAAGAGCTCATCATCTCCACCCTCAGGGACAAGTTCCCCTCACACAG GTTCATTGGAGAGGAATCATCTGCAGCTGGGGAGAAATGCATCCTCACAGACAACCCTTCCTGGATCATAGACCCTATCGATGGGACCTGCAACTTTGTTCACAG CTTCCCCATGGTTGCAGTTAGCATTGGTTTTGCTGTAAAGAAAGAG CTTGAGTTTGGAGTGATCTACCATTGCTTCGATGGAACATTATACACAGCTAGAAAAGGCCATGGGGCATTTTGCAATGGTGTAAGGATCCAAGTATCAAAAGAAAAAG AGCTCTATTCCCAACGACTGTTAGATGTCTCCAAGGCGCTCATTTTGACCGAGATCGGAGCCAAGCGGGACCCAGCAACACTGAACATTTTCTCAGGGAACATCATGAAGTTACTGAGTGCTCCAACTCATGG GGTGAGGATCATCGGCAGCTCCACCCTGGCCCTGTGTCTGATAGCCACGGGGGCGGCTGAGGCCTACTATCAGTACGGCCTGCACTGCTGGGACATCGCCGCCGCAGCTGTCATCATCCGAGAGGCCGGGGGGATCGTCATAGACACCTCAG GGGGTCCACTTGACCTCATGTCCCGAAGAGTGGTCGCTGCGGGAACCCACGAGATGGCCAATTACATCGTCCAGCAACTGCAGCCAATCAGCTACGAGCGGGACGACAGTGACCCCGGTGTGCAAAAGTGA
- the impa2 gene encoding inositol monophosphatase 2 isoform X2, whose protein sequence is MATSESDKCWRECMDVAVEVACRAGKVVQEAVKHEKSVSTKSTPTDLVTEADQQVEELIISTLRDKFPSHRFIGEESSAAGEKCILTDNPSWIIDPIDGTCNFVHSFPMVAVSIGFAVKKELEFGVIYHCFDGTLYTARKGHGAFCNGVRIQVSKEKDVSKALILTEIGAKRDPATLNIFSGNIMKLLSAPTHGVRIIGSSTLALCLIATGAAEAYYQYGLHCWDIAAAAVIIREAGGIVIDTSGGPLDLMSRRVVAAGTHEMANYIVQQLQPISYERDDSDPGVQK, encoded by the exons GTAGTACAGGAGGCAGTGAAACATGAGAAGAGTGTGAGCACGAAGAGCACTCCAACTGACCTGGTGACGGAGGCAGACCAGCAGGTGGAAGAGCTCATCATCTCCACCCTCAGGGACAAGTTCCCCTCACACAG GTTCATTGGAGAGGAATCATCTGCAGCTGGGGAGAAATGCATCCTCACAGACAACCCTTCCTGGATCATAGACCCTATCGATGGGACCTGCAACTTTGTTCACAG CTTCCCCATGGTTGCAGTTAGCATTGGTTTTGCTGTAAAGAAAGAG CTTGAGTTTGGAGTGATCTACCATTGCTTCGATGGAACATTATACACAGCTAGAAAAGGCCATGGGGCATTTTGCAATGGTGTAAGGATCCAAGTATCAAAAGAAAAAG ATGTCTCCAAGGCGCTCATTTTGACCGAGATCGGAGCCAAGCGGGACCCAGCAACACTGAACATTTTCTCAGGGAACATCATGAAGTTACTGAGTGCTCCAACTCATGG GGTGAGGATCATCGGCAGCTCCACCCTGGCCCTGTGTCTGATAGCCACGGGGGCGGCTGAGGCCTACTATCAGTACGGCCTGCACTGCTGGGACATCGCCGCCGCAGCTGTCATCATCCGAGAGGCCGGGGGGATCGTCATAGACACCTCAG GGGGTCCACTTGACCTCATGTCCCGAAGAGTGGTCGCTGCGGGAACCCACGAGATGGCCAATTACATCGTCCAGCAACTGCAGCCAATCAGCTACGAGCGGGACGACAGTGACCCCGGTGTGCAAAAGTGA